One window from the genome of Xenorhabdus bovienii SS-2004 encodes:
- the murE gene encoding UDP-N-acetylmuramoyl-L-alanyl-D-glutamate--2,6-diaminopimelate ligase yields the protein MADRNLRDLLAPWGVDTPELPLREMTLDSRKAAAGDLFVAVKGHQTDGRNYIPQAIAQGVAAVIAEAKGKTDNGTIQAMHGVPVIYLDDLNNKLSKLAGEFYQHPGNKLKLVGVTGTNGKTTTTQLLAQWSQGLGEISAVMGTVGNGLLGMIVPSENTTGSAVDIQLDLQQLVNQKATFAAMEVSSHGLVQGRVAALPFQAAVFTNLSRDHLDYHGDMENYEEAKWLLFSSHDVKQKIINADDDVGQKWLTRLPETVAVTMENRLPKNWSGRWLSTSDIHYHDKGASITFTSSWGQGTLNSPLMGAFNVSNLLLALATLLSLEYPLQKLLEAASCLEPVCGRMEVFAARDRPTVVVDYAHTPDALEKALSAARLHCKGQLWCVFGCGGDRDKGKRSLMGGIAEQGADRVIVTDDNPRSEEPHSIVEDILTGFIDPGRAMAIHGRVEAVTSAIMQAAEEDVVLVAGKGHEDYQLVGNRRLDYSDRLTVARLLGVIA from the coding sequence GTGGCAGATCGTAATTTACGCGATTTACTGGCTCCATGGGGTGTTGATACTCCGGAGCTTCCGCTGCGCGAAATGACATTAGACAGCCGTAAGGCGGCTGCCGGAGATCTGTTTGTTGCAGTTAAAGGGCACCAGACAGATGGCCGAAATTATATTCCTCAAGCCATCGCTCAAGGTGTTGCTGCGGTGATTGCAGAAGCGAAGGGAAAAACGGATAACGGCACCATTCAAGCAATGCACGGTGTTCCGGTTATCTATCTGGATGATCTCAATAATAAACTGTCAAAATTGGCAGGCGAATTTTACCAGCATCCGGGTAATAAACTGAAACTCGTCGGAGTTACTGGAACCAACGGCAAAACCACGACGACACAATTGCTGGCACAATGGAGTCAGGGTCTTGGGGAAATCAGTGCCGTAATGGGAACGGTAGGAAATGGCCTGTTGGGAATGATAGTTCCAAGTGAAAATACCACGGGTTCCGCCGTTGATATCCAGCTCGATTTACAGCAGCTCGTTAATCAAAAAGCCACTTTTGCCGCGATGGAAGTTTCTTCACACGGTTTAGTGCAGGGACGAGTGGCCGCCCTGCCATTTCAAGCCGCCGTTTTTACCAATTTAAGCCGTGATCATCTTGATTATCATGGTGATATGGAAAATTACGAAGAGGCCAAATGGTTGTTGTTCAGCAGTCATGATGTAAAACAGAAAATCATTAATGCCGATGATGATGTGGGGCAAAAATGGCTTACCCGCTTACCTGAAACGGTGGCCGTCACGATGGAAAATCGCCTGCCGAAAAATTGGTCGGGGCGCTGGTTATCCACTAGTGACATCCACTATCACGACAAAGGTGCATCCATTACGTTTACATCCTCTTGGGGGCAGGGAACTCTCAACAGTCCCCTTATGGGAGCGTTCAATGTCAGTAATCTGCTGCTGGCACTCGCTACCTTGCTGTCACTGGAATATCCACTGCAAAAACTATTGGAAGCCGCTTCCTGTCTGGAGCCTGTCTGTGGGCGCATGGAAGTCTTTGCTGCGCGAGATCGTCCGACGGTCGTGGTGGATTATGCCCATACACCTGATGCTCTGGAAAAAGCCCTGTCTGCGGCACGATTGCACTGTAAAGGCCAACTTTGGTGTGTATTCGGCTGTGGGGGTGATCGCGATAAAGGTAAGCGTTCACTGATGGGCGGTATCGCCGAGCAGGGCGCTGATCGGGTGATAGTGACTGATGACAATCCCCGTAGTGAAGAACCCCATTCTATTGTTGAAGATATTCTGACCGGTTTCATCGATCCGGGTCGGGCGATGGCGATTCACGGGCGTGTTGAAGCGGTGACCAGTGCCATTATGCAGGCTGCTGAAGAGGATGTCGTACTGGTGGCGGGTAAAGGTCATGAAGATTATCAATTAGTAGGCAACCGCCGTTTAGATTATTCAGATCGTCTGACTGTTGCACGTCTGCTGGGGGTAATTGCATGA
- a CDS encoding peptidoglycan glycosyltransferase FtsI, translating into MKAARSLKLKKQEDKASFVSWRFALLCGGISFALFGLLIRVAYLQIINPDRLLKEGDSRSLRVQSIPTTRGMITDRNGRPLAVSVPVDAVWADPKEIFEKGGITDDTRWQALADTLSIPLNQLTRKIQDYPQGRFVYLARQVNTSIGDYVEKLRLPGIYLRQESRRYYPAGQVTAHIIGVTNIDDKGIEGVEKSFDNWLTGKPGSRIVRKDRNGRVIEDVSFTDSQAAHNLALSIDERLQTLVYRELTKAVILNKAESGTAILIDVKTGEVLAMANNPSYNPNNLAGTPKDAMRNRAITDIFEPGSTVKPLVVMSALNLNIVKENSVLDTKPYRLAYGARSHQIKDVAPRSELTITGILQKSSNVGVSKLALAMPASELVNVYSRFGMGKPTNLGLVGESSGIYPKRERWSDLERATFSFGYGLMVTPLQLARVYATIGSFGIYRPLSITKVDPPIPGTRVFPEPIMRTVVHMMESVALPGGGGVRAAIKGYRIAIKTGTAKKVGPDGKYVNKYLSYTAGIAPASNPRFALVVIINDPQAGKYYGGAVSAPIFGTIMSGVLRTMNVEPDALPADDKKEFVIDNKEDKSGRS; encoded by the coding sequence ATGAAAGCTGCACGCTCTTTAAAGTTGAAGAAGCAAGAAGATAAAGCCAGTTTTGTAAGCTGGCGCTTTGCTTTGCTGTGTGGGGGCATTTCGTTTGCTTTGTTCGGGCTTTTGATTCGTGTTGCTTACTTGCAGATTATCAATCCTGACCGTTTGCTAAAAGAAGGTGACTCCCGTTCCTTACGTGTCCAGTCCATTCCGACTACTCGCGGTATGATAACCGATCGGAATGGGCGCCCTCTGGCGGTCAGCGTACCGGTTGATGCAGTTTGGGCTGATCCCAAAGAAATCTTTGAAAAAGGCGGCATAACGGATGATACGCGCTGGCAAGCGTTAGCTGACACGCTTTCCATACCGCTTAATCAACTGACCCGTAAAATTCAGGATTATCCACAGGGGCGTTTTGTCTATCTTGCCCGTCAGGTCAATACCTCCATTGGTGATTATGTCGAAAAATTAAGATTACCTGGCATCTATTTGCGCCAAGAATCCCGCCGTTATTATCCGGCAGGGCAGGTGACCGCGCACATTATTGGCGTGACCAATATTGACGACAAAGGCATTGAGGGAGTGGAAAAGAGCTTCGACAACTGGCTGACGGGTAAGCCGGGGAGCCGAATTGTCCGCAAGGATCGCAATGGACGGGTCATTGAAGATGTTTCGTTCACTGACAGTCAGGCTGCCCACAATCTGGCTCTCAGCATTGATGAGCGTCTCCAGACTTTGGTCTACCGTGAATTGACCAAGGCAGTAATACTTAATAAGGCTGAGTCTGGTACGGCCATATTGATTGACGTAAAAACCGGCGAAGTTCTGGCAATGGCAAACAACCCATCCTATAACCCGAATAATCTGGCGGGAACGCCGAAAGATGCGATGCGTAACCGTGCCATCACGGATATTTTTGAACCCGGTTCTACGGTAAAACCGCTAGTGGTGATGAGTGCGTTGAACCTTAACATTGTTAAAGAAAATTCAGTGCTGGATACCAAACCTTATCGATTGGCTTATGGAGCGCGTTCGCATCAAATCAAAGACGTTGCCCCGCGTTCTGAATTAACCATCACTGGGATTTTACAGAAATCGAGTAACGTGGGTGTTTCTAAACTGGCGTTAGCGATGCCTGCCTCGGAACTGGTAAATGTTTATTCCCGCTTTGGGATGGGAAAACCGACCAATTTGGGGCTGGTCGGAGAAAGTAGTGGCATATATCCCAAAAGAGAACGCTGGTCAGATCTTGAGAGAGCCACCTTTTCTTTCGGCTACGGGCTGATGGTAACACCGTTACAGTTAGCGCGAGTCTATGCAACGATAGGCAGCTTTGGTATCTATCGCCCGTTGTCAATTACCAAAGTAGACCCTCCTATACCGGGAACCCGCGTATTTCCTGAACCCATTATGCGCACAGTTGTTCACATGATGGAGAGTGTGGCACTACCCGGCGGCGGCGGGGTACGCGCCGCAATAAAAGGTTATCGTATCGCAATCAAAACGGGAACGGCGAAGAAGGTCGGGCCGGATGGAAAATACGTTAATAAATATCTTTCCTATACCGCAGGGATTGCCCCTGCAAGTAATCCACGGTTTGCATTGGTTGTAATCATCAATGATCCACAAGCCGGTAAATATTATGGCGGTGCGGTTTCAGCGCCCATCTTTGGCACTATCATGAGTGGTGTTTTACGTACGATGAACGTTGAACCCGACGCACTGCCTGCGGATGATAAAAAAGAATTTGTGATTGATAATAAAGAGGATAAAAGTGGCAGATCGTAA
- the ftsL gene encoding cell division protein FtsL: MAGERHGLVGVIGRDLIRNAKIPLVLLIAVIISAISVVTVAHKTRLLIAEKERSAIDFDSLDIEWRNLLLEENALGDHSRVENIATETLHMQHVDPAQENIVITQ; encoded by the coding sequence ATGGCAGGTGAGCGTCATGGATTAGTGGGGGTCATTGGCAGGGATTTAATCCGCAATGCCAAGATCCCACTGGTTTTGCTGATAGCGGTAATCATTTCGGCCATTAGCGTTGTGACGGTTGCCCATAAAACCCGCTTATTGATAGCGGAAAAAGAGCGCTCGGCGATTGATTTTGATTCTCTGGATATTGAGTGGCGTAACCTGCTTCTTGAAGAGAATGCCCTCGGTGATCACAGTCGCGTTGAAAATATAGCGACTGAAACATTGCATATGCAACATGTTGATCCGGCGCAAGAAAATATTGTTATAACTCAATAA
- the rsmH gene encoding 16S rRNA (cytosine(1402)-N(4))-methyltransferase RsmH, giving the protein MANSHYKHTSVLLDEAVNGLNIRENGIYIDGTFGRGGHSRLILSQLGADGRLIAIDRDPQAIEAAKAITDPRFSITHGPFSELATYIEEAGLVGKIDGVLLDLGVSSPQLDDPERGFSFMRDGPLDMRMDPTRGQSATEWLMKAEADDIAWVLKTFGEERFAKRIARAIVARNQEGQITRTRELAELIAQASPVKEKHKHPATRSFQAIRIYINSELEEIERALNGALQVLAPQGRLSVISFHSLEDRIVKRFIRQHSRGPQVPAGLPLTETQLKAQGGRSLKSIGKLKPSEDEVVINPRARSSVLRFAEKAGE; this is encoded by the coding sequence ATGGCAAATAGTCATTATAAGCATACCAGTGTATTACTGGACGAAGCTGTCAATGGACTGAATATCCGAGAAAATGGAATTTATATTGACGGAACATTCGGGCGAGGAGGGCATTCTCGCCTGATTTTGTCTCAATTAGGGGCAGATGGGCGTTTAATTGCGATTGATCGCGATCCGCAGGCAATTGAAGCGGCGAAAGCCATTACTGACCCGCGTTTTTCCATTACTCACGGGCCATTTTCCGAATTGGCTACCTATATAGAAGAAGCGGGACTGGTCGGAAAAATTGATGGTGTGTTGTTGGATTTAGGGGTTTCCTCCCCACAACTGGATGATCCTGAACGTGGTTTTTCATTTATGCGTGACGGGCCGCTGGATATGCGAATGGACCCTACCCGAGGGCAATCGGCTACAGAGTGGCTGATGAAGGCCGAAGCTGATGATATTGCATGGGTACTGAAAACCTTTGGGGAAGAACGTTTTGCCAAACGTATCGCGAGAGCCATCGTAGCCCGCAATCAGGAAGGGCAAATCACCCGAACCAGAGAACTGGCGGAGTTGATTGCTCAGGCAAGCCCGGTTAAGGAAAAGCACAAGCATCCAGCGACGCGCAGTTTTCAGGCTATCAGGATCTACATTAACAGTGAACTGGAAGAAATAGAACGCGCATTGAATGGTGCATTGCAGGTTCTGGCACCGCAGGGGCGATTATCAGTTATCAGTTTCCACTCGTTGGAAGATCGCATCGTGAAGCGTTTTATCCGGCAGCACAGCCGGGGGCCACAGGTTCCAGCCGGTTTACCTCTCACTGAAACGCAGTTAAAAGCTCAGGGGGGACGCAGCCTGAAATCAATTGGCAAACTGAAGCCTTCAGAGGACGAAGTGGTAATAAACCCTAGAGCGAGAAGCTCTGTATTGCGATTTGCTGAAAAGGCAGGTGAGTAA
- the mraZ gene encoding division/cell wall cluster transcriptional repressor MraZ, whose protein sequence is MFRGATLVNLDSKGRLTVPARYREKLNEESTGQMVCTIDLHQPCLLLYTLPEWEIIEEKLSRLSSMNLAERRVQRLLLGHASECQMDSAGRLLLANTLRQHAGLTKEVMLVGQFNKFELWDEQAWYQQVQNDIEAEQSTQEPLSARLQDLSL, encoded by the coding sequence ATGTTTCGTGGAGCAACACTGGTTAATCTCGATAGTAAAGGGCGACTCACTGTACCTGCCCGATATAGGGAAAAGCTGAATGAGGAATCTACAGGTCAAATGGTTTGTACCATTGATCTCCATCAGCCGTGCCTGTTGCTTTACACATTACCCGAATGGGAAATCATCGAAGAAAAGTTATCTCGCCTATCCAGCATGAATCTAGCCGAACGTCGCGTTCAACGTTTGTTATTGGGGCACGCCAGTGAATGCCAAATGGACAGTGCAGGGCGCCTTTTGTTAGCGAATACACTGCGGCAGCACGCAGGGTTAACAAAAGAGGTCATGCTGGTTGGGCAATTTAATAAATTTGAATTGTGGGATGAGCAAGCCTGGTATCAGCAAGTACAGAATGATATTGAGGCTGAACAATCCACACAAGAACCTTTATCAGCAAGGCTACAGGATTTATCACTATAA